In one window of Blastopirellula marina DNA:
- a CDS encoding arylsulfatase, giving the protein MFSGMLVVRVTRACCFLAVVWYAGSVIAQEVLPRPEEPFAGKIGLTYKDSVAVKPKLDVPQTFGLEDPPNVLIVLIDDCGFGQCSTFGGAAPTPTLDRIAKNGVIYNRFHTTALCSPTRAALLTGRNHHSVGSGVIGEAGTGFPGYTGIIPASAGTVAEVLRENGYMNAWFGKNHNVPDWETSIVGPFDRWADGLGFDYFYGFVGGDTDQYTPALVENKRRMEAPKTNEDGSLYHLTTDLADHAIRTIRASQAVAPQRPFFVYFAPGATHAPHQVPEEWIAKFKDKFDGGWDKYREDTFARQKKLGIIPADTKLTPRPDSLPAWDSLPEDQRKVYARMMEIFAAFTAHTDNEVGRIVDAIDEMGELENTMVIYIAGDNGSSAEGGMSGLLNEMTFFNGIEEPLEAKLKAIDTLGSAEHFNHFPAAWAWAMDTPFQWTKQIASHFGGTRNGVAISWPKGIKARGEVRDQFHHVIDIYPTILEVVGVPSPAQLNGIAQKPVEGVSMVYSFDDANAEDRRTTQYFEMMGNQGIYHDGWMASALRGVPWVSENPPANLLDMPWELYHVDEDFSQANDLAKQEPEKLQALVKLFFAEASRYNVLPLDDRKTARLAVENRPSLTEGRNKFVYPNLLRLTEGSSPDLKYKSHTITANVVVPEGGADGVLFTQGGNFCGYGFYVKEGKLTYHYNLAGVNRYTIESEDKIPTGNVKLKMEYVTDADKPLAGANVTLYANDKVVGKGRVEKSIPNRVTLDETMDIGFDTGTPINDQYEVPFKFEGQLKTVVIELN; this is encoded by the coding sequence ATGTTTTCTGGAATGCTGGTTGTACGAGTGACTCGTGCATGTTGTTTCCTGGCGGTAGTCTGGTATGCCGGTTCGGTGATTGCTCAAGAAGTGTTGCCTCGACCAGAAGAGCCCTTTGCGGGAAAGATTGGCCTGACCTACAAAGACTCGGTTGCCGTGAAGCCCAAACTGGATGTTCCGCAAACGTTTGGCTTGGAAGACCCACCGAACGTCTTGATCGTCCTGATCGACGATTGTGGTTTCGGCCAATGCAGTACGTTTGGTGGCGCGGCTCCGACTCCCACGCTTGATCGGATCGCCAAGAATGGAGTCATCTACAATCGCTTTCATACTACGGCACTCTGTTCGCCCACTCGGGCTGCACTGCTTACCGGTCGCAATCATCACTCGGTTGGTTCCGGTGTGATTGGTGAAGCTGGGACTGGCTTCCCCGGGTATACCGGCATCATTCCAGCCTCGGCCGGAACGGTTGCGGAAGTGCTGCGAGAGAACGGTTATATGAACGCCTGGTTCGGCAAGAACCATAACGTGCCTGACTGGGAAACGAGCATCGTTGGTCCGTTTGATCGTTGGGCCGATGGTTTGGGTTTTGATTATTTCTACGGCTTTGTCGGCGGAGATACAGATCAATACACGCCTGCTCTCGTCGAGAACAAGCGACGCATGGAAGCCCCCAAAACCAACGAGGATGGCTCGCTGTATCACCTGACCACCGACTTGGCAGACCATGCGATCCGTACTATTCGTGCATCACAGGCAGTCGCTCCCCAGCGACCGTTCTTTGTTTACTTCGCCCCAGGAGCCACGCATGCTCCGCATCAGGTTCCAGAAGAATGGATCGCCAAGTTCAAAGACAAATTTGATGGCGGTTGGGACAAATACCGCGAAGATACATTCGCTCGACAAAAGAAGCTGGGGATTATTCCAGCAGATACGAAGTTGACACCACGACCAGACTCGCTGCCAGCATGGGATTCGCTGCCGGAAGACCAGCGTAAGGTTTATGCCCGCATGATGGAGATTTTCGCGGCATTTACCGCCCACACCGATAACGAGGTGGGTCGTATTGTCGATGCCATCGACGAGATGGGCGAACTCGAAAACACAATGGTGATCTACATTGCCGGCGACAACGGTTCCAGTGCAGAAGGGGGAATGAGTGGTCTGCTCAATGAAATGACCTTCTTCAACGGCATCGAAGAACCCCTGGAAGCCAAGCTGAAGGCCATCGATACGTTGGGAAGTGCCGAGCACTTTAATCACTTTCCGGCTGCCTGGGCCTGGGCGATGGATACCCCGTTTCAATGGACGAAGCAAATTGCCAGTCACTTTGGAGGAACTCGAAATGGTGTTGCGATTTCGTGGCCGAAAGGGATCAAGGCCCGTGGCGAGGTGCGCGACCAGTTCCATCACGTGATCGATATTTATCCAACGATCCTGGAAGTCGTCGGGGTGCCGTCTCCGGCTCAGTTGAACGGAATCGCCCAGAAACCGGTCGAAGGGGTAAGCATGGTCTATTCGTTTGATGATGCCAATGCCGAAGACCGACGTACCACCCAGTACTTCGAAATGATGGGCAATCAAGGCATCTACCACGACGGCTGGATGGCCAGCGCCCTGCGAGGTGTTCCTTGGGTTTCGGAAAACCCACCGGCGAACCTTCTTGACATGCCGTGGGAGCTTTATCACGTGGACGAAGACTTTAGTCAGGCCAATGATCTTGCGAAACAGGAACCTGAGAAACTGCAAGCGTTGGTCAAGTTATTCTTCGCCGAAGCTTCGCGCTATAACGTGTTGCCGCTGGATGATCGCAAGACAGCGAGACTGGCAGTCGAAAACCGACCTAGCCTGACCGAGGGACGCAATAAGTTCGTCTATCCGAATCTGCTTCGCTTGACCGAAGGTTCGTCTCCGGACCTTAAGTACAAAAGCCATACGATCACCGCGAACGTGGTTGTTCCCGAGGGAGGTGCCGATGGCGTGCTGTTTACGCAGGGAGGAAATTTCTGTGGATACGGCTTCTACGTGAAGGAGGGCAAGCTGACGTACCATTACAACCTGGCTGGGGTCAATCGCTACACGATCGAGTCGGAAGACAAGATCCCGACCGGCAACGTCAAGTTGAAGATGGAATACGTTACCGATGCAGATAAGCCGCTGGCTGGGGCCAATGTCACACTGTACGCGAATGATAAGGTCGTTGGCAAAGGACGCGTCGAGAAGAGTATTCCGAACCGGGTCACGCTCGACGAAACGATGGATATCGGTTTCGATACCGGTACGCCAATCAATGATCAGTACGAGGTGCCGTTCAAGTTCGAGGGGCAATTAAAGACCGTCGTCATTGAACTGAATTAA
- a CDS encoding DUF4159 domain-containing protein: protein MFPLRITSCCTLIVAIFLIAPPAMAQRAATRGGVTPQNVRDAMDKAVRYLKAAQRQDGSWQDYAEFKGGVTSLVTLALLEAGVPKDDPAIQKALTSLRSTRADKTYALALQTMVFCAVDPQKDLQLIKSNAALLESYQIESGERAGLWSYGSPREGGGGGDNSNSQFALLALDEAAEHGATIKEQTWRRAFLRWDSMQNGSGSWGYLPNAPGTGSMTCAGITSMIITTKRLENGDAEINGDNVNCCVPLKQDSSVDRGFDWLTRNMTLRTNPSEGGGGGNSLLYYLYGIERVGRLSGRRFMGTHDWYREGAELLVAWQDSLDGTWKGTGVVEQSNPLVSTSFALLFLAKGRRPVLVSKLRYTANQDWNPHRHDLNNLNRHVESLWQQKMTWQVVDVSAVKSAEDLLQTPVIWISGKDGFQITPKQEELLRQYIEGGGFIFAEAGCGGQKFDTDFRAMLKRILPDSSFRLLPPDHPVWFAEQAVNPDFTVPLWGLDACCRTSVVYTPEDLSCYWELYGSRSFLDDDKISIKVRNQVKAANAMGANVLAYATGRQLKDKLERVELTTDGGVEDELGRNVLKVAKIQHLGGSDDAPAALANMVRVAGEQLDLRFDIEKPMVTLQDDTHQFYPIMFMHGRRDFGFNSEQRKNLKEYLERGGFLFADSICASKPFTVAFRRELAAIFPDAKLEAIPIDHPLLSTGYGGFDITTVTLNDPQTRNSNEEGLKSVRRESSPELEGLFINNRLAVVFSPNDLSCAMESGASLQCKGYVKEDAARIATNILLYAMQQ from the coding sequence TTGTTCCCACTGAGAATCACTAGCTGCTGTACGCTAATTGTAGCGATCTTTCTGATTGCGCCCCCTGCGATGGCGCAGCGTGCGGCTACGCGCGGTGGGGTTACTCCGCAAAATGTCCGCGACGCGATGGACAAAGCGGTGCGATATCTGAAAGCGGCCCAGCGCCAGGATGGAAGCTGGCAAGATTACGCAGAGTTTAAGGGTGGGGTAACTTCGCTAGTCACCTTGGCACTTCTCGAAGCTGGCGTCCCGAAGGATGATCCAGCGATTCAAAAAGCACTGACTTCGCTTCGCAGTACCCGGGCCGACAAGACCTACGCACTTGCCCTGCAAACGATGGTCTTCTGTGCTGTCGATCCGCAAAAAGATTTGCAGTTGATCAAGTCGAATGCGGCACTTTTAGAAAGTTATCAGATCGAGAGCGGCGAACGCGCCGGGCTTTGGTCGTATGGTTCCCCACGAGAAGGGGGCGGTGGTGGCGACAACAGTAACAGCCAGTTTGCGCTGCTGGCGCTGGATGAAGCGGCCGAGCATGGTGCCACCATCAAAGAGCAAACCTGGCGACGGGCATTCCTCCGCTGGGACTCGATGCAAAACGGAAGCGGCTCGTGGGGGTATCTGCCCAATGCGCCCGGTACGGGAAGCATGACGTGCGCCGGCATCACGTCGATGATCATCACGACCAAACGCCTGGAAAATGGTGACGCCGAAATCAACGGCGACAACGTCAACTGCTGTGTGCCGTTGAAGCAAGACAGTTCGGTCGATCGCGGTTTCGATTGGCTCACGCGGAACATGACCCTGCGTACGAATCCTTCAGAAGGGGGCGGCGGTGGGAACTCGCTGCTCTATTACTTGTATGGTATCGAACGCGTCGGGCGATTGAGTGGTCGTCGCTTTATGGGAACGCACGATTGGTATCGCGAAGGGGCTGAACTGCTGGTCGCCTGGCAGGACTCGCTCGATGGAACCTGGAAGGGTACCGGCGTGGTCGAGCAGAGCAATCCGCTTGTCTCGACTAGCTTCGCGCTGCTGTTTCTGGCCAAGGGCCGCCGCCCGGTACTGGTCTCGAAACTAAGATACACAGCCAACCAAGATTGGAATCCGCATCGGCATGACCTCAACAATTTGAATCGTCACGTCGAGAGTCTCTGGCAGCAGAAGATGACGTGGCAGGTTGTTGATGTGAGTGCGGTTAAGTCGGCCGAAGACTTGCTACAGACGCCGGTCATCTGGATCAGCGGGAAAGATGGTTTTCAGATTACGCCGAAGCAGGAAGAGTTGCTGCGACAGTATATAGAAGGGGGCGGTTTTATCTTCGCGGAAGCTGGCTGCGGTGGTCAGAAGTTCGACACCGATTTCCGCGCGATGTTGAAACGGATTCTGCCCGACAGTTCTTTCCGCCTGCTGCCGCCTGATCATCCGGTGTGGTTCGCTGAACAGGCCGTCAATCCTGACTTCACCGTGCCGCTGTGGGGACTCGATGCGTGCTGCCGCACGAGCGTCGTTTACACGCCTGAGGACTTAAGCTGCTACTGGGAACTATATGGCAGTCGCAGCTTTCTGGACGACGACAAAATCTCGATCAAAGTTCGCAACCAGGTCAAAGCAGCCAATGCGATGGGGGCCAACGTGTTGGCCTACGCCACCGGACGGCAACTGAAAGACAAGCTCGAACGCGTCGAACTGACCACTGACGGCGGCGTGGAGGACGAACTGGGACGCAACGTACTGAAGGTCGCCAAGATCCAGCACCTGGGTGGCTCGGACGATGCTCCAGCAGCGCTAGCCAACATGGTTCGCGTTGCCGGCGAACAGCTTGACCTGCGGTTCGATATCGAAAAGCCGATGGTCACATTGCAGGACGACACTCATCAGTTCTATCCAATTATGTTTATGCATGGCCGTCGCGATTTTGGATTCAACTCCGAGCAGCGGAAGAATCTGAAAGAGTATCTTGAGCGGGGAGGGTTTCTCTTCGCCGACTCGATCTGTGCCAGCAAGCCGTTTACCGTGGCGTTTCGCCGCGAACTGGCAGCGATCTTCCCCGACGCCAAACTGGAGGCGATTCCAATCGACCATCCGCTGTTGTCGACCGGCTACGGTGGTTTCGATATCACGACGGTCACGCTCAACGACCCGCAGACCCGCAACAGCAATGAAGAGGGACTCAAGTCGGTTCGGCGCGAGTCGAGCCCTGAGTTGGAAGGCCTATTCATCAACAATCGCCTGGCGGTGGTTTTCAGCCCGAATGACTTGAGCTGCGCGATGGAAAGCGGAGCCTCTTTACAGTGCAAGGGTTACGTCAAAGAAGATGCTGCCCGGATCGCCACGAACATTCTTCTCTACGCGATGCAGCAGTGA
- a CDS encoding AAA family ATPase gives MQQELQKVIVGQDEVIEQLFAAIFTRGHCLLEGVPGLAKTLMVSTLAKVLDMQFKRIQFTPDLMPSDITGTNVLEEDEDGRRNFRFVEGPVFTNILLADEINRTPPKTQASLLQAMQEREVTVGRETMDLPEPFFTIATQNPIEQEGTYPLPEAQLDRFMFNIIIDYPSLDEEEKILMATTRQEKVEVRKVFSSRAILNIQKLVQSVAVSEYVIKYVARLVRATRPRDAEAPQFIKELVDWGAGPRAGQNLINGGKAIAAMEGRFSVAIEDVKKIAIPVLRHRIGTNFQAQAEGMTNVDIIERLLKEVPEPKIEKFER, from the coding sequence ATGCAGCAGGAACTGCAGAAGGTGATCGTCGGCCAGGACGAAGTCATCGAACAATTGTTCGCGGCCATTTTTACGCGCGGGCACTGCTTGCTGGAAGGGGTGCCAGGCCTGGCAAAAACGCTGATGGTCAGCACGCTGGCCAAAGTGCTCGACATGCAGTTCAAACGTATTCAGTTCACACCAGACTTGATGCCGTCGGACATCACCGGTACCAACGTGTTGGAAGAAGACGAAGATGGCCGCCGCAACTTCCGCTTTGTCGAAGGGCCGGTCTTCACCAACATTCTGCTGGCAGACGAAATCAACCGAACGCCACCTAAAACACAAGCCTCGCTGCTACAAGCAATGCAGGAACGTGAAGTAACCGTCGGCCGCGAAACGATGGACCTGCCAGAGCCCTTCTTCACAATCGCCACGCAAAACCCGATCGAGCAGGAAGGGACCTACCCACTGCCGGAAGCCCAGCTCGACCGATTCATGTTCAACATCATCATCGACTACCCTTCGCTGGACGAGGAAGAGAAGATCCTCATGGCCACTACGCGGCAAGAGAAGGTCGAAGTTCGCAAGGTGTTCAGCAGCCGAGCCATCCTCAACATTCAAAAGCTCGTGCAGTCGGTCGCCGTCAGCGAATACGTCATCAAGTATGTGGCGCGACTCGTACGTGCGACACGTCCGCGCGATGCCGAAGCTCCGCAGTTCATCAAGGAACTGGTCGACTGGGGTGCGGGTCCGCGTGCCGGTCAGAACCTGATCAACGGTGGCAAAGCGATTGCCGCCATGGAAGGCCGCTTCTCGGTGGCGATTGAGGACGTCAAGAAGATTGCCATCCCGGTGCTGCGGCATCGTATCGGCACCAACTTCCAGGCCCAGGCCGAAGGGATGACCAACGTCGATATCATCGAACGTCTGCTCAAAGAAGTCCCAGAACCCAAGATCGAAAAGTTTGAACGTTGA
- a CDS encoding DUF58 domain-containing protein, with amino-acid sequence MTTAESYLKPEVIRQISRLDLRAQFVVKGFLQGLHASPYHGFSVEFSEHRRYEQGDDPKDIDWLVYAKTDRYYIKKFEAETNITGYLAMDLSRSMAYTYRQEMTKFDYAISLAAALCYLMVHQQDPVGLVTFDTKIRASLPPKSKRKQLGDVLSLLANLKPTGETDIAHSLSQLAAMLKHRSVVMIFSDLLADSEEVMRAIYQLRHRNHDVILFHILDEAEVTFPFDGMVELEDPETKERMKVDASNYRKDYEKEIKAFRDKYRQDCFQAGVDYVELDTSMQFDKALTEYLISRQSRF; translated from the coding sequence TTGACCACTGCCGAAAGTTATTTGAAGCCTGAGGTGATCCGCCAGATCTCGCGGTTGGATCTGCGCGCTCAGTTCGTGGTCAAAGGGTTCCTGCAAGGCTTGCACGCCAGTCCCTACCATGGGTTCTCCGTCGAGTTCAGCGAGCATCGTCGCTACGAACAAGGAGACGATCCGAAGGACATCGACTGGCTGGTTTACGCCAAAACTGATCGCTATTACATCAAGAAGTTTGAAGCGGAAACGAACATCACCGGCTATCTGGCAATGGACCTGAGTCGTTCGATGGCGTACACCTATCGTCAGGAGATGACCAAGTTCGACTATGCGATCAGCCTGGCTGCGGCGCTGTGCTACTTGATGGTTCACCAGCAAGATCCCGTCGGCCTGGTAACGTTCGATACCAAGATCCGCGCCAGTCTTCCTCCCAAGTCAAAACGCAAGCAACTGGGGGATGTCCTTTCGCTGCTGGCTAACTTAAAGCCTACCGGTGAGACGGACATCGCGCACAGCCTTTCGCAGTTGGCTGCCATGCTCAAGCACCGCAGCGTGGTGATGATCTTCTCCGATTTGCTCGCCGATTCGGAAGAAGTGATGCGAGCGATCTATCAACTGCGTCACCGAAACCACGACGTCATCCTTTTTCATATTCTCGATGAAGCGGAAGTGACGTTTCCGTTCGATGGGATGGTCGAGTTGGAAGACCCGGAAACCAAGGAGCGGATGAAGGTCGACGCCAGTAACTACCGCAAAGATTACGAAAAAGAGATCAAGGCCTTTCGCGACAAGTATCGCCAAGATTGTTTTCAGGCCGGGGTCGACTATGTGGAACTCGACACCAGTATGCAGTTCGACAAGGCCCTGACCGAGTACCTCATCAGCCGCCAATCAAGGTTCTGA
- a CDS encoding BatA domain-containing protein, translating into MQFANVGLLLGGLLVAVPIILHLVMRQQPKQLEFPALRFVRQRSVQNTRRLQLKHWVLLALRCLAVLALVAALARPGVASAALGRWVLSGSLGVILLIGVFVSLAAWLAGSSRTLAYILTGVTALVGVGALVSALMAMSSSSGPIVGEQEAPVAAVIICDTSPRMLYRHQNQTRLEKAQELGMWLTSQLPEDSQMAILDQRTQSTIFAPDRGAARQALQRLEIAVGGQSLIELTQNALKMLESNELARKEIYILTDLAAPAWDATDAQRLKTALAEQPDIPLYIVDVGADDVQNVAISDLVLSAESTPENHDVTLQVEVVSDGSSQPQTLELFVEQIDDKLPIVENGELIVPKAERRNRQTIELADDQPRSVSFRLTGLEAGTHHGWIQMLGEDGLGADNKRWFTIQARTPWSLLVVKSDKAVSDRLVDALAPPSYRDSGRAAFKIDVISQSELTPAKMEEYQAIAMLDPAPMPDATWQALSSYVNRGGGLMLLLGRAAIKDDFNTEAAQSVLPGKLSRQWRAGNREWFLAPTDYQHSVLSPFRGTGASVPWRDYPIDRFWSFDDMDQDTNTIVPYNNAVPALIEQRIGDGLVLTLTTSVSDPRGDSWNKLFTGLDTWPFFVLWNQMARYVVQGGDDHFNYTAGDVATLKTEPGNETATHLLFTPNGIDPQEVVPDAGTITIPFTSSLGTYRVRPLGGGKSMGFSVNLPPYATRMDKLTEADLDDILGPGRYRLARQQEQIVREQGKARLGVPLFPWLMLIVVIVFGLENVLANRFYRQAPSET; encoded by the coding sequence ATGCAGTTCGCCAACGTCGGCCTGCTGCTGGGAGGCCTGCTCGTAGCCGTGCCGATCATCTTGCACTTGGTGATGCGGCAGCAGCCGAAACAACTGGAATTCCCTGCCCTGCGTTTCGTACGACAACGCAGCGTTCAGAATACGCGCCGCCTGCAACTAAAGCACTGGGTCCTGCTGGCCCTTAGGTGTCTGGCCGTGTTGGCGTTGGTCGCCGCACTGGCCCGCCCTGGCGTTGCGTCGGCGGCACTTGGGCGGTGGGTTCTCTCCGGTTCGCTGGGTGTTATTCTGCTGATTGGGGTCTTCGTTTCCTTGGCGGCCTGGCTGGCCGGCAGTAGCCGCACGCTGGCTTACATTTTGACCGGCGTTACGGCGTTGGTAGGCGTTGGCGCGCTCGTCTCGGCGTTGATGGCCATGTCCAGCAGTTCCGGACCGATCGTAGGAGAACAGGAAGCCCCTGTTGCCGCGGTGATCATCTGCGATACGTCTCCCCGCATGCTCTATCGCCATCAAAATCAAACGCGACTGGAGAAAGCCCAAGAGCTGGGAATGTGGCTTACTTCGCAGCTGCCCGAAGACAGCCAGATGGCCATACTCGATCAGCGCACCCAATCGACCATCTTCGCTCCGGACCGCGGAGCCGCTCGTCAGGCATTGCAGCGTTTGGAGATCGCTGTCGGTGGACAGTCGCTGATCGAACTGACACAGAACGCGCTCAAGATGCTCGAAAGCAATGAGCTTGCTCGCAAAGAGATCTACATCCTGACCGACCTGGCAGCCCCAGCCTGGGATGCCACCGATGCCCAACGACTGAAAACAGCTCTCGCCGAGCAGCCGGACATTCCCCTGTATATCGTCGACGTCGGTGCCGACGACGTGCAGAACGTAGCCATCAGCGACCTGGTCCTTTCCGCCGAGAGCACGCCAGAGAACCACGACGTCACGCTGCAAGTCGAAGTCGTCTCCGACGGAAGCAGTCAGCCGCAAACGCTGGAATTATTCGTCGAACAGATCGACGACAAGCTGCCGATCGTCGAGAACGGCGAGCTGATCGTCCCCAAAGCAGAACGCCGAAATCGCCAGACGATCGAACTAGCCGATGACCAGCCTCGCAGTGTCAGCTTTCGCCTCACAGGGCTCGAAGCCGGCACGCATCATGGCTGGATTCAAATGCTCGGCGAAGATGGCTTGGGTGCCGATAACAAACGCTGGTTCACGATCCAGGCCCGCACGCCATGGTCGTTGTTAGTCGTCAAGTCAGATAAAGCGGTCAGCGATCGGCTAGTCGATGCCTTGGCACCACCTAGCTACCGCGACTCTGGCCGAGCAGCGTTCAAGATCGACGTCATCTCGCAAAGCGAACTAACGCCCGCCAAGATGGAAGAGTATCAAGCGATTGCCATGTTGGATCCGGCCCCCATGCCTGATGCCACCTGGCAGGCACTTTCCAGCTACGTCAACCGTGGCGGTGGATTGATGCTGCTACTAGGCCGTGCTGCCATCAAAGACGACTTCAACACCGAAGCCGCCCAAAGCGTTCTGCCCGGGAAACTATCGCGACAATGGCGAGCCGGCAATCGCGAGTGGTTCCTGGCACCGACGGACTATCAACATTCGGTCCTGTCCCCCTTCCGCGGTACCGGTGCATCGGTCCCGTGGCGAGACTACCCGATCGATCGTTTCTGGTCGTTCGACGACATGGACCAAGACACTAACACGATTGTCCCCTACAACAACGCTGTGCCTGCGTTGATCGAACAACGTATCGGCGATGGCCTCGTGCTGACGCTGACGACATCGGTCTCTGACCCGCGCGGCGATTCGTGGAACAAGCTGTTCACCGGGCTCGATACGTGGCCCTTCTTTGTGCTGTGGAATCAGATGGCGAGGTACGTCGTGCAAGGGGGTGACGATCACTTCAACTACACCGCTGGCGACGTGGCGACCTTGAAGACCGAGCCTGGCAACGAGACGGCAACGCACTTGCTGTTCACGCCCAATGGCATCGATCCGCAGGAAGTCGTTCCCGACGCCGGCACAATCACCATTCCCTTTACCAGCAGCCTGGGAACATATCGCGTGCGTCCCTTGGGTGGCGGCAAGTCGATGGGTTTCAGCGTCAACCTTCCCCCATATGCCACCCGCATGGACAAGCTGACCGAAGCCGACCTGGACGATATCCTCGGCCCCGGACGTTACCGCTTGGCTCGTCAGCAGGAACAGATCGTTCGCGAACAAGGCAAGGCCCGCCTCGGCGTCCCGCTGTTCCCCTGGCTGATGCTGATCGTGGTGATCGTCTTTGGCCTGGAAAATGTATTGGCCAATCGTTTTTACCGACAAGCACCTAGTGAAACTTAA